In Carya illinoinensis cultivar Pawnee chromosome 7, C.illinoinensisPawnee_v1, whole genome shotgun sequence, the following are encoded in one genomic region:
- the LOC122316772 gene encoding pentatricopeptide repeat-containing protein At3g62470, mitochondrial-like: protein MALCLRKPSKPSTLLSHCRHFKPHSTVVPNLNGPFTTQLLALDQGRRQERRRGEQVWLPSGSSMPLSRMLHSPPHRTLYRSPYQVPFILPHSASLYHLQEKLLIPSCRIFNPGIESFPIISLRRIMLDWKHRRFCNVTKENVLKTNTRVINVRLPELPVGSLPGKALAFSFRGFTSVIGNGTDSDADYESGVGDYVDDDCTNGDGVKSTADPNEVDRVCKVIDELFSLDRNMEVVLDECGIHLSHDLVVGVLERFKHARKPAFRFFCWAGKKPGFTHDLRTYNAMMNILGKTRQFETMVSMLEEMGEKGLLTMETFMIAIKAFAAAKEGRKAVGIFELMKKYKVKVGVDTINSLLDTLGRAKLGKEAHALFERLKDRFVHNLQTYTVLLNGWCRVRNLLEAGRVWNEMIEKGFKPDIVAHNIMLEGLLKCKKRSDAIKLFEVMRAKGPPPNVRSYTILIRDLCKQTKMKEAVEYFDEMIGSGCQPDAAVYTCLITGFGNRKNMDAVFGLLKEMKEKDCLPDGRTHNALIKLMTSRRMPDDAVRIYKNMIQGGIEPSIHTYNMIMKSYFQTRNYEMGCAVWDEMIRKGCCPDDNSYTVFIGGLIRQGRSGEACKYLEEMIEKGMKAPQLDFDKFGADFSRAGKSGILEELARKMELSGKFEVSNVIARWAEMMKKRVKRKELDEQYT from the coding sequence ATGGCTCTGTGTCTAAGAAAACCCTCCAAACCCTCGACCTTGCTCAGCCACTGCCGACACTTTAAGCCCCATTCCACCGTAGTACCCAATCTCAATGGCCCTTTCACCACCCAGCTACTCGCTCTCGATCAGGGACGACGACAAGAACGGCGTCGCGGAGAGCAAGTGTGGCTTCCTAGTGGTAGCTCTATGCCCTTGTCTCGTATGCTTCATTCTCCTCCTCATCGTACTCTCTATCGTTCTCCTTATCAAGTTCCATTTATTTTGCCACACTCCGCTTCACTCTATCATCTACAAGAAAAATTGTTAATTCCCAGCTGTAGGATTTTCAATCCTGGAATTGAATCATTTCCCATTATTAGTTTACGAAGAATAATGCTAGATTGGAAGCATAGGAGGTTTTGTAATGTCACCAAAGAAAATGTGCTGAAAACAAACACTAGGGTCATCAATGTTAGACTTCCAGAGTTGCCCGTTGGTAGTTTACCAGGAAAGGCGTTGGCTTTTAGCTTTAGGGGGTTCACTAGTGTGATAGGCAACGGTACAGATTCTGATGCTGATTATGAGAGTGGGGTAGGTGACTATGTTGATGATGACTGTACCAACGGCGATGGGGTCAAGTCAACTGCGGACCCGAATGAGGTTGATAGAGTATGCAAGGTGATCGACGAATTGTTTTCGTTGGATAGAAATATGGAGGTGGTTCTAGATGAATGTGGGATTCATTTGTCGCACGATTTGGTTGTAGGTGTGTTGGAACGCTTCAAACATGCTCGAAAACCAGCCTTTCGGTTTTTCTGTTGGGCAGGGAAGAAGCCTGGGTTTACCCATGACTTGAGGACTTATAATGCGATGATGAATATATTAGGGAAGACGAGGCAGTTCGAGACCATGGTTTCAATGCTTGAAGAGATGGGTGAGAAAGGCCTGCTGACGATGGAAACTTTTATGATTGCAATTAAAGCTTTTGCTGCTGCAAAGGAAGGGAGGAAAGCTGTTGGGATTTTTGAGCTAATGAAGAAGTATAAAGTTAAAGTGGGTGTTGATACGATTAATAGCTTGCTTGATACTCTTGGGAGGGCAAAGCTTGGTAAAGAAGCGCATGCGCTTTTTGAGAGGTTAAAAGATAGATTTGTGCATAATTTGCAAACTTATACAGTATTGCTTAATGGTTGGTGCCGAGTAAGGAATTTGCTGGAAGCAGGGAGAGTGTGGAATGAGATGATTGAAAAGGGATTTAAGCCTGATATAGTTGCACATAATATTATGCTTGAAGGGTTGTTGAAGTGTAAGAAGAGGTCCGACGCCATCAAGTTGTTTGAAGTCATGAGGGCCAAGGGTCCACCACCCAACGTTAGGAGCTATACAATTTTGATTCGGGATTTATGCAAGCAAACCAAGATGAAAGAAGCGgttgaatattttgatgagaTGATTGGATCTGGATGCCAGCCTGATGCTGCGGTTTACACGTGTTTGATCACTGGCTTTGGGAACCGGAAGAATATGGACGCTGTATTTGGATTGCTGAAGGAGATGAAAGAAAAGGATTGCCTTCCCGATGGGCGCACCCACAATGCCTTGATTAAATTGATGACAAGTCGACGAATGCCAGATGATGCGGTGAGGATATATAAGAACATGATTCAGGGTGGCATTGAACCATCAATCCACACTTATAACATGATAATGAAATCCTACTTCCAAACAAGAAACTATGAAATGGGTTGTGCAGTTTGGGATGAGATGATCCGGAAGGGGTGTTGCCCCGATGATAATTCCTATACAGTTTTCATTGGAGGGCTCATACGTCAAGGAAGATCTGGAGAGGCTTGCAAATATTTAGAGGAAATGAtagagaaaggaatgaaagcaCCTCAGCTTGATTTTGACAAGTTTGGAGCTGATTTCTCTAGAGCTGGGAAATCAGGCATACTCGAGGAGTTGGCTCGGAAGATGGAGCTTTCTGGTAAGTTTGAAGTCTCCAATGTTATTGCGAGGTGGGCTGAGATGATGAAGAAAAGGGTCAAGAGAAAAGAACTTGATGAGCAGTACACCTGA
- the LOC122316320 gene encoding LOW QUALITY PROTEIN: histidine kinase CKI1-like (The sequence of the model RefSeq protein was modified relative to this genomic sequence to represent the inferred CDS: deleted 4 bases in 2 codons) → MQAFVMLLLPIPLIPCWYEIENKAKFLLPMNSSATSLARILGSSINGTALSFSEIETKVAPVLFQELSTIPYLSQISYFRLDGLFFSYYTDGNQTLVMYSNSSFFSAPNGRENYIWHMQDVDIETGKLYGKAIESLPWTIANASWFQEALNSKHGSSSLETGWNNAQDLLFLNSARLNGGVISLGFPVKTLTTIFTDADYHGGNLYLATQDGKMLVEGLPKTHTLLAANVSCTMKDGMSRASTLTLQETEYTFYCLPLDIVGVKSVYVLAVPQNGLVSLVHKNKKVALLLLMVVIATMIGSFLSFVFIIVRAARREMHLCAALIKQMEATQQAERKSMNKSLAFASASHDVRASLAGLTGLIEICYVEVIPGSELATNSRQMDTCAKDLLDLLNSILDTSKIEAGKMLLEEEEFDLARLLEDAVDLYHPVGMRKGVDVVLDPYDGSILKFSQVKGDRGKLKQILCNLLSNAVKFTSEGHVTVRAWVRKTSLQNTMIASKRTACRACYKNSQAYNDFEAMDAALKDPNVMDFVFEVDDTGKGIPKEKQKSVFENYVQLNETAIGQGGTGLGLGIVQSLVRLMHGDIGIVDKEIGEKGTCFRFNVLLTICEIVSCNNVEAEQLEMGLTTHSPSPKQKASHVVLLIRDNERRRMLHRFMENLGIKVSVVKQWQHLPSTLEMITHKQNHSHHNSSVKSYFYSPNEYLSRSATSNSITVEKDVPLRPMDGSDYILSVFRRTTPRCASSFILVVIDACAGPFQELCRSVTEFRRGLNSTYCRVVWLEKPMMRIINCKGIAETMMEPNDTIISKPFHGSRLYEVVRLLPEFGGTLLGNMGKMKRESTMVAAVRFLGKKIFSPIENLTHSKPKSRSPLNHGHPPQEQESKELFLSGKKVLVADDHALLRKLTVSHLLRLGATVELSENGQEALELVCKGLSDQRKCGTSKILPYDYILMDCEVNGL, encoded by the exons ATGCAGGCATTTGTGATGCTCCTACTTCCCATTCCACTGATCCCATGTTGGTATGAAATTGAGAACAAAGCAAAGTTTCTACTTCCAATGAATTCATCTGCAACTAGTTTAGCAAGAATTTTAGGTTCCTCCATCAATGGAACTGCACTATCATTCTCTGAGATTGAGACCAAG GTGGCTCCTGTATTGTTTCAAGAGTTGTCTACAATTCCATACTTAtctcaaatttcttattttcGATTAGACGGACTATTTTTCTCATACTATACCGACGGCAATCAAACTCTTGTCATGTACTCCAACTCCTCATTCTTCTCTGCTCCAAATGGAAGAGAAAACTACATCTGGCATATGCAGGATGTGGACATTGAGACAGGAAAATTGTATGGAAAAGCCATTGAATCCCTTCCCTGGACTATTGCAAATGCAAGTTGGTTTCAAGAAGCCTTGAATAGTAAACATGGATCTTCCTCGTTGGAAACTGGATGGAACAATGCTCAAGACCTTCTATTCCTTAACTCAGCAAGACTTAATGGAGGAGTTATCTCTCTCGGGTTTCCAGTTAAAACATTAACTACCATTTTTACTGATGCAGATTATCATGGCGGGAACTTGTATTTGGCTACCCAAGATGGGAAAATGCTAGTAGAAGGGCTCCCAAAGACGCATACGCTTCTTGCTGCTAACGTTTCCTGCACCATGAAAGATGGTATGTCGAGAGCTTCTACTTTGACTCTTCAAGAAACAGAATACACCTTTTATTGTTTGCCACTTGATATAGTGGGAGTGAAATCG GTATATGTGTTGGCTGTCCCGCAAAATGGATTAGTCAGCCTTGTCCACAAGAACAAGAAAGTGGCGTTGTTGCTCCTTATGGTTGTGATTGCTACAATGATTGGTTCCTTCTTGAGTTTTGTGTTTATAATCGTTAGAGCTGCCAGACGAGAGATGCATTTGTGTGCTGCGCTCATTAAACAAATGGAAGCAACTCAGCAAGCAGAGAGGAAAAGTATGAACAAGAGTCTTGCCTTTGCTAGTGCCAGTCATGATGTTCGTGCTTCACTAGCTGGCCTTACTGGTTTGATAGAGATATGCTATGTTGAAGTTATCCCTGGTTCCGAATTGGCTACAAACTCAAGACAAATGGATACCTGTGCAAAGGACCTACTAG ATCTACTGAATTCTATTCTCGATACAAGCAAAATCGAAGCAGGCAAGATGCTGCTTGAAGAAGAGGAATTTGATTTGGCCCGACTTCTTGAGGATGCAGTCGATTTGTATCATCCTGTTGGTATGAGAAAAGGAGTAGATGTAGTGTTGGATCCTTATGATGGTTCAATCCTCAAATTTTCCCAAGTAAAAGGGGATAGGGGAAAACTTAAGCAGATATTATGTAATCTACTAAGCAATGCAGTTAAATTTACTTCAGAGGGGCATGTAACTGTTCGAGCTTGGGTTAGGAAAACCAGTTTGCAGAATACGATGATTGCTTCTAAAAGAACTGCCTGCCGTGCTTGT TACAAGAACAGTCAAGCATATAATGATTTTGAAGCCATGGATGCAGCCCTAAAAGATCCAAATGTTATGGACTTTGTATTTGAGGTGGATGATACAGGTAAAGGTATTCCAAAAGAGAAGCAAAAATCAGTCTTTGAAAACTATGTTCAACTCAATGAAACAGCT ATTGGACAAGGAGGCACTGGCTTAGGACTCGGCATTGTTCAGTCTCTG GTACGTCTGATGCATGGAGATATAGGAATTGTGGACAAGGAGATCGGAGAGAAGGGAACTTGCTTTAGATTCAATGTTCTACTCACTATATGTGAAATCGTCTCTTGCAATAATGTAGAAGCAGAACAGCTTGAAATGGGA TTGACAACTCACTCCCCTAGCCCCAAGCAGAAGGCATCCCATGTTGTTCTCTTGATTCGAGATAATGAGCGTCGGAGGATGTTACACAGATTCATGGAGAACTTGGGCATAAAAGTATCAGTTGTTAAGCAATGGCAACATCTTCCTTCTACTCTCGAAATGATCACACATAAGCAAAACCATTCGCATCACAACTCTTcggtaaaatcatatttttattctCCAAATGAATACTTAAGCAGGTCTGCTACTAGTAACTCCATCACTGTAGAAAAGGATGTGCCTTTGCGTCCCATGGATGGATCGGACTACATACTATCAGTCTTCAGAAGAACTACTCCTAGATGTGCATCAAGTTTTATACTAGTTGTGATCGATGCCTGTGCCGGACCATTCCAGGAACTGTGTAGGAGTGTGACCGAGTTCAGAAGAGGACTAAACAGTACTTATTGCAGGGTTGTTTGGTTGGAGAAACCAATGATGCGGATCATCAATTGCAAAGGTATTGCCGAGACCATGATGGAGCCAAATGATACTATCATATCTAAACCATTTCATGGTTCTCGTTTGTATGAAGTGGTAAGACTTCTACCTGAGTTTGGGGGTACACTGCTAGGGAATATGGGAAAAATGAAGAGAGAGTCT ACCATGGTAGCAGCAGTGAGATTCCtaggaaaaaaaatcttctCACCCATTGAAAATCTAACTCATTCCAAGCCCAAATCAAGAAGTCCTCTGAATCATGGACACCCACCACAAGAGCAAGAAAGTAAGGAGTTGTTCTTGAGTGGGAAGAAAGTCTTAGTTGCAGACGACCATGCACTGCTACGCAAGTTGACTGTCTCCCATCTTTTACGGCTTGGAGCAACGGTTGAGCTCTCAGAAAATGGGCAGGAAGCTCTAGAGCTGGTTTGCAAAGGTCTAAGCGATCAAAGGAAATGTGGAACTTCTAAGATTCTTCCatatgattatatattaatggaCTGTGAGGTAAATGGGCTATGA